The genomic stretch GTCCCGATATCGAAGTGTTGATCAGACAGTGCCCTCTGCCCACTCTCTTTACCTACAGGTTCATGATCAGATGCCTTTTAGTGAATGTATGTGTTTTTTGATGTAATGACAAATTGGGGATGTCTGTGAAAAGGTTTTTTCCTGATTTGATTGATAGGTTTCACCGTTTCGTTGCATTTATATGTTTAAGTTGAGAGAAGGACATGTTTGAGTGCTTTCGATTGCTTAAATTGAGAGGATAAAGTGGGATCAATTTCTTGATTGAGCAATTAGAGCACCTAGAGAAAGTAGATAGTTTGAGTTGTTGCTTGAGAAAAACTTACTTGCTTGTGGATGATTTTAGGCAACCGAGCTCACATTAAGAAGTGGTTTTGATGAAACTTGCTAGAAAGGATCTTTGGTTTCATTTTGACTCATTTTTTGGAATTTATGTATATCATGCCTGTTTCTTTGTAGGCGTCGATTCTGTATAACATCTTTTTACTTGTGGCTACGAAAAGTATATATATTGAGCGCATGATTCCTGCTTTCCTTGTAGACCTACATGGGAGGGTGGAGAGTATATCGGCGATGAAGATTCACGTTTTGAAGCACTTCAACTTGCTATGGAGTTGGGAGCTGATCACATTGATATTGAGCTCAAGGTACCTTTTTCACTGTGAGTTTCAAATTTTTGAGAAGTTGTATACTGAATTTCATTAGTCTCATGGAAGCCACAATATTTAGTCGAACTACActtaaaacaaagaaaacaaatatGTTTCACACCTCATGGAAGTTTATCCAAGTCAATTCAACCAAGACTTTATTTTTCTCTGCTTATGTATTCTTTGTCAGTTCTAATATTATCTTGCGCTGACCAATCTCTTAAAGGCTGCACACGAGTTCATGAATTTCACGCATGGGAATAAACCTGAAAAGTGCAAAATTATAGTTTCCTCTCACAATTATGAGTACACTCCTTCAGTTGAGGATCTGGGGAACCTTGTGGCCAGGATACAAGCAGCTGGAGCAGACATAGTTAAATTTGCTACGACAGCACTAGATATCACCGATGTAGCACGAGTATTTCAAATAACCGTTCATTCTCAAGTAAGACCATAAGGTTCACAAGAAGTTATATTCCAGAAATAACCTGTTTCTGTTTTCTCCCATCCCATCTCGCTTTAAAGTCTGTTTAGGACAGAAGAAATATGCAATCTTCTatgttttgcatttttttttattttgacaaATTATGTTTGTTTCTCCATGTCTGCAAATTTAGAGACATGCTTTACCATTCCTTTCTTTCACCTCCTTGCCTTAATGTTTATATATTCCATTTTCCTCAAAAAAAATTATGCTTGCCCGACTACTGCTTTCTGAACTTGAGGTATGGCTATGATGAAAATGCTTTGAGTATAGCAGATTCTCAGTCTTTATCATTTAGTTTGTCGATCGTCAGGTACCGATTATTGCTATGGTTATGGGAGAGAGAGGACTCATGTCAAGGATACTCTGTCCCAAATTCGGTGGATACCTTACATTCGGCACTCTTGAAGAAGGGAAGGTGTCTGCCCCCGGACAGCCAACAATTGATGAGTTGATTAGCTTATACAATTTTAGGTCTATCGGCACTGACACTAAGGTGTTTGGGATCATTGGGAAACCTGTCAGCCATAGCAAATCACCCAAACTGTATAATAGAGCATTCAAAGAAGATGGGATCAATGGAGTTTTTGTGCATTTGTTGGTGGACGATGTTAATAAGTTTTTCGATACCTATTCCTCCCCTGATTTTTCTGGTTTTAGGTAAAGTCCTCAACCTATTTGTGGCTGGTTTCATTTGAACTATCATCTCCTTATTTACTGTATTTTCAACTGTTCAGCTGTACCATTCCTCATAAAGAAGTAGCACTTGCCCGTTGTGATGAAGTTGATCCCGTTGCAAAGGTAGTTAATCGATGTTTTGAAGGCTTGTAGGTTTCTGCTGTTTCGTCTAACACCAATTTTTGAACATTTCCAGTCAATAGGAGCGGTCAATTGCCTCATCAGACGACTGGATGGGAAGCTATTTGGATGTAACACAGACTACATTGGTGCAATATCTTCTATTGAGATCGGCCTACAAGGTTTTCTCTTTCGTTGAGCAGACCGCTTGCAAGAATCAAAGATGTGAAGTCTGACTCCTATTTTTTTTGCAGGATCTCAAAATGGTGCCACTCATACCGGGTCACCCCTGGCTGGTAAACTGTTTGTGGTTATTGGCGCTGGAGGTGCAGGCAAGGCGCTCGCCTATGGAGCCAAAGAAAAGGGGGCGAGGGTGGTGATTGCTAATCGGAGCTATGGTTAGGCTTCCTCCTCTGCCCCTAACACCTCTATCGTATTGTGAGTTCTGATCATTTATCATCTCATTTCTTGTCTCTGCAAGATCGAGCTAGAGATCTTGCTGAGCTTGTTGGAGGGAAGGCTTTGACTCTGGCCGAGCTAAGCAACTTCCAACCAGAAACAGGGATGATACTTGCAAACACAACTTCAATTGGGATGCAACCAAACATCAAAGAGACTCCCATCTCCAAGGTTTGTTTATTTTCTTCCCTAACCTAAACACCGCGTCTTGTATCTACAAGAAACGAGCCACAGAGAATCAGTGCGTTCTTTGATCCGTCCCTTCTGCACACACTCACCATTTGCTTCGGATAAAGTCATAACGGTCTAATGCATCAACAGGAAGCTTTGAGAAACTATGAGCTCGTATTCGACGCTATCTACACTCCCAAAATCACACGACTCCTGCGTGAAGCTCAGGAAGCGGGCTCCAAGATTGTGACAGGAGTCGAGATGTTCATCGGGCAGGCCTACGAGCAATATGAGAGGTTCACAGGACTCCCAGGTAATGAACAACTTCAAACTATCAGTCATTCTTTTTTCAAGAACTGTGAGGAAAAGTCTTGTGTAAGACGG from Salvia splendens isolate huo1 chromosome 15, SspV2, whole genome shotgun sequence encodes the following:
- the LOC121767314 gene encoding bifunctional 3-dehydroquinate dehydratase/shikimate dehydrogenase, chloroplastic-like isoform X1, yielding MEIAVESGVRPMEMGVGMGKNQTLICAPIMADTVDQMVELMHKAKFKGADIVEVRLDHLKSLDPRPDIEVLIRQCPLPTLFTYRPTWEGGEYIGDEDSRFEALQLAMELGADHIDIELKAAHEFMNFTHGNKPEKCKIIVSSHNYEYTPSVEDLGNLVARIQAAGADIVKFATTALDITDVARVFQITVHSQFVDRQVPIIAMVMGERGLMSRILCPKFGGYLTFGTLEEGKVSAPGQPTIDELISLYNFRSIGTDTKVFGIIGKPVSHSKSPKLYNRAFKEDGINGVFVHLLVDDVNKFFDTYSSPDFSGFSCTIPHKEVALARCDEVDPVAKSIGAVNCLIRRLDGKLFGCNTDYIGAISSIEIGLQGSQNGATHTGSPLAGKLFVVIGAGGAGKALAYGAKEKGARVVIANRSYDRARDLAELVGGKALTLAELSNFQPETGMILANTTSIGMQPNIKETPISKEALRNYELVFDAIYTPKITRLLREAQEAGSKIVTGVEMFIGQAYEQYERFTGLPAPKQLFRDIMADY
- the LOC121767314 gene encoding bifunctional 3-dehydroquinate dehydratase/shikimate dehydrogenase, chloroplastic-like isoform X2 produces the protein MEIAVESGVRPMEMGVGMGKNQTLICAPIMADTVDQMVELMHKAKFKGADIVEVRLDHLKSLDPRPDIEVLIRQCPLPTLFTYRPTWEGGEYIGDEDSRFEALQLAMELGADHIDIELKAAHEFMNFTHGNKPEKCKIIVSSHNYEYTPSVEDLGNLVARIQAAGADIVKFATTALDITDVARVFQITVHSQVPIIAMVMGERGLMSRILCPKFGGYLTFGTLEEGKVSAPGQPTIDELISLYNFRSIGTDTKVFGIIGKPVSHSKSPKLYNRAFKEDGINGVFVHLLVDDVNKFFDTYSSPDFSGFSCTIPHKEVALARCDEVDPVAKSIGAVNCLIRRLDGKLFGCNTDYIGAISSIEIGLQGSQNGATHTGSPLAGKLFVVIGAGGAGKALAYGAKEKGARVVIANRSYDRARDLAELVGGKALTLAELSNFQPETGMILANTTSIGMQPNIKETPISKEALRNYELVFDAIYTPKITRLLREAQEAGSKIVTGVEMFIGQAYEQYERFTGLPAPKQLFRDIMADY
- the LOC121767314 gene encoding bifunctional 3-dehydroquinate dehydratase/shikimate dehydrogenase, chloroplastic-like isoform X3, translated to MEMGVGMGKNQTLICAPIMADTVDQMVELMHKAKFKGADIVEVRLDHLKSLDPRPDIEVLIRQCPLPTLFTYRPTWEGGEYIGDEDSRFEALQLAMELGADHIDIELKAAHEFMNFTHGNKPEKCKIIVSSHNYEYTPSVEDLGNLVARIQAAGADIVKFATTALDITDVARVFQITVHSQFVDRQVPIIAMVMGERGLMSRILCPKFGGYLTFGTLEEGKVSAPGQPTIDELISLYNFRSIGTDTKVFGIIGKPVSHSKSPKLYNRAFKEDGINGVFVHLLVDDVNKFFDTYSSPDFSGFSCTIPHKEVALARCDEVDPVAKSIGAVNCLIRRLDGKLFGCNTDYIGAISSIEIGLQGSQNGATHTGSPLAGKLFVVIGAGGAGKALAYGAKEKGARVVIANRSYDRARDLAELVGGKALTLAELSNFQPETGMILANTTSIGMQPNIKETPISKEALRNYELVFDAIYTPKITRLLREAQEAGSKIVTGVEMFIGQAYEQYERFTGLPAPKQLFRDIMADY